One Ricinus communis isolate WT05 ecotype wild-type chromosome 7, ASM1957865v1, whole genome shotgun sequence genomic region harbors:
- the LOC8277525 gene encoding short-chain dehydrogenase RED1 isoform X2 has translation MGASLLGINEDPSLISNSFPSNPFKIFPFQSNPFNYKNLIFNKETEKPISNPIMGYYTQPVVLITGCSHGGIGYALAQEFAASNCLVVATSRSLNSMRDLENDERFYLQELDVLSDESVQHVMSNVLEKYGRVDILVNNAGIQCVGPLAEVPLPAMQNAFNTNVYGPIRVIQAAVPHMASRKKGKIVNVGSVTVMAPTPWAGVYTATKAALHALTDTLRLELKPLGIDVINVVPGAVKSNIGNSAIASYNHMPEWRLYKPFEGAIKDRAYFSQGTRSTPAKEFARNTVAAVLKKNPPAWFSSGRLELLGFRYHSGKLFLFIIV, from the exons ATGGGAGCTTCACTTCTAGGAATCAATGAAGACCCATCTCTGATTTCAAATTCATTTCCTTCAAATCCTTTCAAAATCTTCCCTTTCCAATCAAATCCTTTCAACtacaaaaatctcatctttaacAAGGAAACCGAGAAACCCATTTCCAACCCAATAATGGGATATTATACCCAACCAGTAGTTCTGATCACTGGATGCAGCCATGGAGGCATAGGCTATGCACTGGCACAAGAATTTGCTGCAAGCAATTGCTTAGTTGTGGCCACAAGTAGGTCCTTGAACTCCATGAGAGACCTTGAAAACGACGAGAGATTCTATCTTCAAGAGCTGGATGTTTTGTCTGATGAGAGCGTGCAACATGTAATGTCAAATGTTCTTGAGAAGTACGGGAGAGTTGATATTTTGGTTAATAATGCTGGAATTCAATGTGTTGGCCCTCTTGCTGAAGTGCCTTTACCTGCCATGCAAAACGCTTTCAATACTAATGTCTATg GTCCCATAAGAGTTATTCAAGCTGCTGTGCCTCACATGGCATCTAGGAAAAAGGGCAAAATAGTAAATGTTGGAAGTGTTACGGTAATGGCTCCTACCCCATGGGCTGGTGTTTACACTGCAACCAAAGCTGCTCTTCATGCACTGACAGACACCTTGAG GTTGGAACTCAAGCCTTTAGGGATCGATGTCATCAATGTTGTTCCAGGAGCTGTTAAATCAAACATAGGAAATTCTGCTATAGCCAGCTACAACCATATGCCTGAGTGGAGGTTATACAAGCCATTTGAAGGTGCAATCAAGGATAGAGCATATTTTTCACAAGGAACAAGGTCCACCCCTGCCAAAGAATTTGCAAGGAATACTGTAGCTGCTGTACTCAAGAAAAATCCACCTGCTTGGTTCTCATCAG GCAGGCTCGAGTTGCTTGGATTCAGATACCATTCCggtaaactttttttatttatcatagtTTAA
- the LOC8277525 gene encoding short-chain dehydrogenase RED1 isoform X1 yields the protein MGASLLGINEDPSLISNSFPSNPFKIFPFQSNPFNYKNLIFNKETEKPISNPIMGYYTQPVVLITGCSHGGIGYALAQEFAASNCLVVATSRSLNSMRDLENDERFYLQELDVLSDESVQHVMSNVLEKYGRVDILVNNAGIQCVGPLAEVPLPAMQNAFNTNVYGPIRVIQAAVPHMASRKKGKIVNVGSVTVMAPTPWAGVYTATKAALHALTDTLRLELKPLGIDVINVVPGAVKSNIGNSAIASYNHMPEWRLYKPFEGAIKDRAYFSQGTRSTPAKEFARNTVAAVLKKNPPAWFSSGYFSTVMSIMYHMPLCLKDFIIRRVFKC from the exons ATGGGAGCTTCACTTCTAGGAATCAATGAAGACCCATCTCTGATTTCAAATTCATTTCCTTCAAATCCTTTCAAAATCTTCCCTTTCCAATCAAATCCTTTCAACtacaaaaatctcatctttaacAAGGAAACCGAGAAACCCATTTCCAACCCAATAATGGGATATTATACCCAACCAGTAGTTCTGATCACTGGATGCAGCCATGGAGGCATAGGCTATGCACTGGCACAAGAATTTGCTGCAAGCAATTGCTTAGTTGTGGCCACAAGTAGGTCCTTGAACTCCATGAGAGACCTTGAAAACGACGAGAGATTCTATCTTCAAGAGCTGGATGTTTTGTCTGATGAGAGCGTGCAACATGTAATGTCAAATGTTCTTGAGAAGTACGGGAGAGTTGATATTTTGGTTAATAATGCTGGAATTCAATGTGTTGGCCCTCTTGCTGAAGTGCCTTTACCTGCCATGCAAAACGCTTTCAATACTAATGTCTATg GTCCCATAAGAGTTATTCAAGCTGCTGTGCCTCACATGGCATCTAGGAAAAAGGGCAAAATAGTAAATGTTGGAAGTGTTACGGTAATGGCTCCTACCCCATGGGCTGGTGTTTACACTGCAACCAAAGCTGCTCTTCATGCACTGACAGACACCTTGAG GTTGGAACTCAAGCCTTTAGGGATCGATGTCATCAATGTTGTTCCAGGAGCTGTTAAATCAAACATAGGAAATTCTGCTATAGCCAGCTACAACCATATGCCTGAGTGGAGGTTATACAAGCCATTTGAAGGTGCAATCAAGGATAGAGCATATTTTTCACAAGGAACAAGGTCCACCCCTGCCAAAGAATTTGCAAGGAATACTGTAGCTGCTGTACTCAAGAAAAATCCACCTGCTTGGTTCTCATCAGGTTATTTCTCTACCGTTATGTCAATCATGTACCATATGCCTCTTTGCCTTAAAGATTTTATCATCAGGCGAGTGTTCAAATGTTGA
- the LOC8277525 gene encoding short-chain dehydrogenase RED1 isoform X3, producing MGASLLGINEDPSLISNSFPSNPFKIFPFQSNPFNYKNLIFNKETEKPISNPIMGYYTQPVVLITGCSHGGIGYALAQEFAASNCLVVATSRSLNSMRDLENDERFYLQELDVLSDESVQHVMSNVLEKYGRVDILVNNAGIQCVGPLAEVPLPAMQNAFNTNVYGPIRVIQAAVPHMASRKKGKIVNVGSVTVMAPTPWAGVYTATKAALHALTDTLRLELKPLGIDVINVVPGAVKSNIGNSAIASYNHMPEWRLYKPFEGAIKDRAYFSQGTRSTPAKEFARNTVAAVLKKNPPAWFSSVKLRQIQ from the exons ATGGGAGCTTCACTTCTAGGAATCAATGAAGACCCATCTCTGATTTCAAATTCATTTCCTTCAAATCCTTTCAAAATCTTCCCTTTCCAATCAAATCCTTTCAACtacaaaaatctcatctttaacAAGGAAACCGAGAAACCCATTTCCAACCCAATAATGGGATATTATACCCAACCAGTAGTTCTGATCACTGGATGCAGCCATGGAGGCATAGGCTATGCACTGGCACAAGAATTTGCTGCAAGCAATTGCTTAGTTGTGGCCACAAGTAGGTCCTTGAACTCCATGAGAGACCTTGAAAACGACGAGAGATTCTATCTTCAAGAGCTGGATGTTTTGTCTGATGAGAGCGTGCAACATGTAATGTCAAATGTTCTTGAGAAGTACGGGAGAGTTGATATTTTGGTTAATAATGCTGGAATTCAATGTGTTGGCCCTCTTGCTGAAGTGCCTTTACCTGCCATGCAAAACGCTTTCAATACTAATGTCTATg GTCCCATAAGAGTTATTCAAGCTGCTGTGCCTCACATGGCATCTAGGAAAAAGGGCAAAATAGTAAATGTTGGAAGTGTTACGGTAATGGCTCCTACCCCATGGGCTGGTGTTTACACTGCAACCAAAGCTGCTCTTCATGCACTGACAGACACCTTGAG GTTGGAACTCAAGCCTTTAGGGATCGATGTCATCAATGTTGTTCCAGGAGCTGTTAAATCAAACATAGGAAATTCTGCTATAGCCAGCTACAACCATATGCCTGAGTGGAGGTTATACAAGCCATTTGAAGGTGCAATCAAGGATAGAGCATATTTTTCACAAGGAACAAGGTCCACCCCTGCCAAAGAATTTGCAAGGAATACTGTAGCTGCTGTACTCAAGAAAAATCCACCTGCTTGGTTCTCATCAG
- the LOC8277525 gene encoding short-chain dehydrogenase RED1 isoform X4, whose translation MGASLLGINEDPSLISNSFPSNPFKIFPFQSNPFNYKNLIFNKETEKPISNPIMGYYTQPVVLITGCSHGGIGYALAQEFAASNCLVVATSRSLNSMRDLENDERFYLQELDVLSDESVQHVMSNVLEKYGRVDILVNNAGIQCVGPLAEVPLPAMQNAFNTNVYGPIRVIQAAVPHMASRKKGKIVNVGSVTVMAPTPWAGVYTATKAALHALTDTLRLELKPLGIDVINVVPGAVKSNIGNSAIASYNHMPEWRLYKPFEGAIKDRAYFSQGTRSTPAKEFARNTVAAVLKKNPPAWFSSDFCML comes from the exons ATGGGAGCTTCACTTCTAGGAATCAATGAAGACCCATCTCTGATTTCAAATTCATTTCCTTCAAATCCTTTCAAAATCTTCCCTTTCCAATCAAATCCTTTCAACtacaaaaatctcatctttaacAAGGAAACCGAGAAACCCATTTCCAACCCAATAATGGGATATTATACCCAACCAGTAGTTCTGATCACTGGATGCAGCCATGGAGGCATAGGCTATGCACTGGCACAAGAATTTGCTGCAAGCAATTGCTTAGTTGTGGCCACAAGTAGGTCCTTGAACTCCATGAGAGACCTTGAAAACGACGAGAGATTCTATCTTCAAGAGCTGGATGTTTTGTCTGATGAGAGCGTGCAACATGTAATGTCAAATGTTCTTGAGAAGTACGGGAGAGTTGATATTTTGGTTAATAATGCTGGAATTCAATGTGTTGGCCCTCTTGCTGAAGTGCCTTTACCTGCCATGCAAAACGCTTTCAATACTAATGTCTATg GTCCCATAAGAGTTATTCAAGCTGCTGTGCCTCACATGGCATCTAGGAAAAAGGGCAAAATAGTAAATGTTGGAAGTGTTACGGTAATGGCTCCTACCCCATGGGCTGGTGTTTACACTGCAACCAAAGCTGCTCTTCATGCACTGACAGACACCTTGAG GTTGGAACTCAAGCCTTTAGGGATCGATGTCATCAATGTTGTTCCAGGAGCTGTTAAATCAAACATAGGAAATTCTGCTATAGCCAGCTACAACCATATGCCTGAGTGGAGGTTATACAAGCCATTTGAAGGTGCAATCAAGGATAGAGCATATTTTTCACAAGGAACAAGGTCCACCCCTGCCAAAGAATTTGCAAGGAATACTGTAGCTGCTGTACTCAAGAAAAATCCACCTGCTTGGTTCTCATCAG